Genomic segment of Bacteroidota bacterium:
TGACCGGGGCTTTGCTCATTGCGAAGTATTTTTTAAATGGTACAATTTTGCAGGCATGATCGCAATAAAGAAATAATACCAGATGGTTCAGATAGGAAATTTTTTCTTCAAACACCGCAATTGGCTCTTCATCTTTTTTTATGGCGCCTTATTCATTCCGTCCTGGCCCATTGTATCAAAAGAAAACTGTGGTGAAAATTATTTATGGTGGCCGATCATCATTGGTTTAATTATTACAGTTAAGGGCCAACTGATCCGCGGACTCACGATCGGGCTTGCTTATATCGTTCGTGGGGGTAAAGAAGGCAAACCCTATGCAGAAGGATTAGTAACGGATGGAATTTTTAATCATTGCCGCAACCCATTGTATGTTGGTAATATCCTGATGCTGTTAGGAGTCGGTATTTTAGCCAACTCGTTATTATATGTTGCTGTAATCATTCCTTTGTTTCTTTTCATTTACCAGGCCATTGTTTTGGCAGAAGAAGATTTTTTGCGTAAAAAATTCGGAAATGATTTTGATATGTATTGTAAAAAAGTAAACCGCTGGGTTCCTGATCTTAGAGGATTAGGGAAAACAATGAAAGGAATGGAGTTTAAGTGGAAGCGTTGGATATTAAAGGAACATACAACACAATTTATCTGGCTGGCAGGTATCATTCTTATTTTACTACTGCGTTATCCTGAGCTTACTGGTAATAGCATTACTTGCCGAAACACTACGGCCATTATTCTTCTTTCTGCACTTACTCTGGTTTATATTCTTATCCGTGTTCTTAAAAAAACAGGAAGGTTTAAAGAATAAAAAACGGCCCGCCGGATAAGATCAAAGGCCGTTTGTATTTATGCTAAAGGGTAAGGATTGTTTGTTATAGAGAAATAGACCAAAGCCTTTCAACTGGGTTTAATGAAACATAAAAAACCCCTTGAAAAACTTTCAAGGGGTTGAATAATATTACTGAAACAAACCTAAAATCCTCTTGGAGGTGTATCCAGTTTAATATCTCTTTTCAACATTTGCTCACGATTAGCCATTTCCCATGCTGTATGGAAAACAAGCTGGCCTCTTTTTGCCATCAACGGATAATTTATTTTATCCGGCGTATCGGTGGGGCGGTGATAATCTTTATGTACACCATTGAAATAGAAAATTATCGGAACACCTTTCTCGGCAAAATTGTAATGATCGCTACGATAATAAAAACGGTTCGGATCTTTTGGATCATTATATTTTCTGTCGAGCTTCAGTTTTGAATTTGCTTTATTAACCAAATCTGCGATTGGCGCCAGGTCGCTACTGAGTTTATCATCTCCTATTACATAAACATAATTTGTCGAGTCTTTGTCTTTATCATATTCACTTCCTATTCTACCAATCATATCAATATTCAAATCGGCTGTTGTTTTCTCAAGTGGGTAAACAGGGTGATTGGCATAATAAGCCGAACCCCACAGACCATGTTCTTCACCACTTACCGTCATAAATAAAATACTGCGGCGGGGACCTTTGCCTGCTTCTTTTGCTTTTGCAAATGCTTCGGCTAATTCAAGCACCGATACGGTTCCGCTTCCATCATCATCAGCACCATAATTTATTATTGTATCATTTCTTGCACCAATATGATCATAGTGTGCAGTTATCAGCAGGTACTCATCTTTTTTATCAGTTCCTTCAATCATCCCCATTACATTTGACGCATAAGTAGTTTTTGTTTGCTTAAAATAGCTGAAGTCAACATTTGCTTTATATGTTTTTGAAGGCACACCTTGTTTCATTTTATCAAATATCCCTGTCGCATCATCACCCATGATAGCTGCAGCAACTTTTTCTGAAACTGTAAAAGCAAGCGGCGTTTGTGCTGACTTATAGGAATTCAGAACCCAGCCACCTTGAAAACCACCACCCGCGGTCCTTGGAAAATTTTTACCAATGATCAATAAACCTGCAGCGCCTTTCTTTTGTGCGGTCATGCCTTTGCCAGTGGCAGAAACAGATCTTGCGCCTTGTGTTGGTTTAAAACCATCCGGCGTTCCATCGACAATAATTACGAGTTTGCCCATTACATCCAATCCTGCATAATCATCCTGCTGACCATCTACAATTCCAAAGCCAGCAAAGACAGCTTCACTAAAACGCATTTCACCGCTGTAGTTTGAATTGGAAGAAATAAAATCCTTATTAGTTTCAAAAGCAGATCCATTCACATTCATAGAACTGCTGATCATTGAATCTTTATACAACGGATATTGCTGGCGATAGCTTCCGTTGTTTCCCGGAATTAAACCAAGCGATTTAAAATGATTTTCGATATACTCAGCCGCCTTATCCAGGCCTGGTGATGGAGTGTCCCGGCCACGCATTTCTTTACTGGCAATTATGTACAAATGTTTTTTTAGATCTTCTACCGAAATAGTGCTGGCAAAAAAAGCAGGGCTGTTCTTTTTTTGCGCCAGCGCAAATAAGGGAAGCAATGCCGTTAGTACAGAAAACAGTTTTTTCATTGATGTGTTATTTTATAAAATAATTCCCAAACATAATTCAAATGAATGTTTGGGAATAAAAGAAATGATGAAAGGCTGTAAAATATCAGGCAGAGCAGGCTATTTTATCTACCCGTTTGCCATGGCGACCGCCTTCAAACTCTGTATGCATAAAAAGATTAACCATTTTCTCCGCATCTCCTTCACGAACAAAGCGGGCCGGAATGCAGATAATATTTGCATTATTATGCTCTCTTGAAAGTTTGGCCAACTCTTCGCCCCAGCATACTGCGGCGCGGATACCCTGGTGTTTATTAGCGGTAATGGCTACACCATTGGCACTGCCACAAATTAAAATACCAAAGGCTGCTTCATCCTTTTCAATAGCATCAGCAACCGGGTGTGCAAAATCGGGATAATCCACCGAGTCCTTAGAATGCGTTCCAAAATCAGTAAATGCAAAGCCCTTGCCTTCTAAAAAAGAAATCAGTTTTTCTTTATAATCGTACCCCGCATGGTCACTGCCAATAGCGATGGGTTTATTGAGATTGAAAGGAGAGTTCATATAGTTGGGAGTTTATAGTTAGGAGTTCGGAGTAATTGCACAAAGTTAGGAAAATTCTGACTCCTGACTCCTGACTCCGAACTACCGACTCCTTACTTAAATCAACTCCACTCTTTTGCCGCTTTTTCTTTCTCTTTATTAATGCGGGAGGCGATGATTATACTTGCTTCATATAGAAGGTATAACGGTATTGTTACAATACCCAGGCTAAAAGGATCGGTTGTGGGAGTAATAATAGCGGCGAGTATTAATATAACAACAATGGCATGACGGCGGTATTTTCTTAAAAAAGCTGCAGTAACAACACCGATTCGTGCAAGGATCATTACTAACAATGGCATTTGAAATAAAATACCAATACCTACTGTAGTATAGATCAGGTTTTCAAGATAATCAGAAAAGGTGGGCATGATCGTTATCATATCGCTAAGCTTATAGGTAAAATAAAAGTTTACCATAAACGGAGTGAGAATAAAATAACCAAAAGCAACCCCAAGGAAAAATAAAAAAGAGACCCAGAAAATGACACCTCTTGTTTTCTTCAGCTCTTTAGGTGTAAGTGCAGGTTTTACAAATTTCCAAA
This window contains:
- a CDS encoding isoprenylcysteine carboxylmethyltransferase family protein — protein: MVQIGNFFFKHRNWLFIFFYGALFIPSWPIVSKENCGENYLWWPIIIGLIITVKGQLIRGLTIGLAYIVRGGKEGKPYAEGLVTDGIFNHCRNPLYVGNILMLLGVGILANSLLYVAVIIPLFLFIYQAIVLAEEDFLRKKFGNDFDMYCKKVNRWVPDLRGLGKTMKGMEFKWKRWILKEHTTQFIWLAGIILILLLRYPELTGNSITCRNTTAIILLSALTLVYILIRVLKKTGRFKE
- a CDS encoding M28 family peptidase, with translation MKKLFSVLTALLPLFALAQKKNSPAFFASTISVEDLKKHLYIIASKEMRGRDTPSPGLDKAAEYIENHFKSLGLIPGNNGSYRQQYPLYKDSMISSSMNVNGSAFETNKDFISSNSNYSGEMRFSEAVFAGFGIVDGQQDDYAGLDVMGKLVIIVDGTPDGFKPTQGARSVSATGKGMTAQKKGAAGLLIIGKNFPRTAGGGFQGGWVLNSYKSAQTPLAFTVSEKVAAAIMGDDATGIFDKMKQGVPSKTYKANVDFSYFKQTKTTYASNVMGMIEGTDKKDEYLLITAHYDHIGARNDTIINYGADDDGSGTVSVLELAEAFAKAKEAGKGPRRSILFMTVSGEEHGLWGSAYYANHPVYPLEKTTADLNIDMIGRIGSEYDKDKDSTNYVYVIGDDKLSSDLAPIADLVNKANSKLKLDRKYNDPKDPNRFYYRSDHYNFAEKGVPIIFYFNGVHKDYHRPTDTPDKINYPLMAKRGQLVFHTAWEMANREQMLKRDIKLDTPPRGF
- the rpiB gene encoding ribose 5-phosphate isomerase B; the protein is MNSPFNLNKPIAIGSDHAGYDYKEKLISFLEGKGFAFTDFGTHSKDSVDYPDFAHPVADAIEKDEAAFGILICGSANGVAITANKHQGIRAAVCWGEELAKLSREHNNANIICIPARFVREGDAEKMVNLFMHTEFEGGRHGKRVDKIACSA
- the tatC gene encoding twin-arginine translocase subunit TatC, whose translation is MALLDFLNKRNKKEETGNEMTFIDHLEELRWHILRSVVAIVLAAIVIFIFIEKVVDQLLFAPTKPDFVTAQWFCTVGRKIGMGEALCFGKVDVKFLETTMTGQFISSFTVAFVGGFIVAFPYVFWEFWKFVKPALTPKELKKTRGVIFWVSFLFFLGVAFGYFILTPFMVNFYFTYKLSDMITIMPTFSDYLENLIYTTVGIGILFQMPLLVMILARIGVVTAAFLRKYRRHAIVVILILAAIITPTTDPFSLGIVTIPLYLLYEASIIIASRINKEKEKAAKEWS